From the genome of Longispora fulva:
GGTGGTCTCGGCCCTGATGGACGATCCGGTCGCCGCGTCGGCGGCGCTCGCCGCGACCGAGGAGGTGCGCGGGGCCTGGCAGGCGGCCGCCCGGTGGGGTCTGTCGACGCCGGTGATGGCCCGAGCCGCCCGGGAGTGTTTCGAGGCTGCGGCGGCGGCGCTGGAGCGGACCGGCGCCCCGGCGGAGGTCAGGTCCGCCGTCCGGGACTTCCGGGAGGCCTACGTGGAGCGGGGCCGCTGCCCGGCCGACGACTGTCTCTGAAGCGGACGGCGCCGGGCCGCACGACGGACGCGGTCTGCCTCCGCCCAGGCCGCGTCGATGTCGGCGAGGAGCACGGCGGCGGGGTGCAGGGCGGGCTCCGCGGGCCCTGAGGTGAGGGGTTGAGTGGACACCCGGCGGACACTACCGCCCGGGTGCGACAGTCACGCCTGGTTATTCGCTGACGAACGGCGCACAGAGTCCTTCGACCAGCACCGATGGCTTATGTCCGTTGCGAATCCGCCGCTTGTTCCGCCGCTTCCCGACGTGTCCCCCCTCACATTGGCCGTGGCCCAGGTCACTCTCCGCATAGGTTGTGCACAACTTAATTGCCCACTACATTTAGCCCCATGGAACTCGAGCTGCGCAACCAGTTGTGCTTCGCGCTCTACTCGGCCTCCCGGGCGATGACCGCCGTGTACCGGCCGATGCTCGACGAGCTGGGTGTCACCTACCCGCAGTACCTGGTGATGCTCGTGCTCTGGGAGCGCGACGGCCTGACGGTCAAGGAGCTGGGTTCCGAGCTGCACCTCGACTCCGGCACCCTGTCGCCGCTGCTGAAGCGGCTGGAGGCCGCCGGCCTGCTCACCCGGTCGCGCAGCGCCGACGACGAACGGTCCGTGACGGTGTCCCTCACCGCCACCGGCCTCGCGCTCAGGGCGCGGGCCGCCGACATCCCGGGCAGGCTGCTGTGCGAGACCGGCCTGACCG
Proteins encoded in this window:
- a CDS encoding MarR family winged helix-turn-helix transcriptional regulator, with amino-acid sequence MELELRNQLCFALYSASRAMTAVYRPMLDELGVTYPQYLVMLVLWERDGLTVKELGSELHLDSGTLSPLLKRLEAAGLLTRSRSADDERSVTVSLTATGLALRARAADIPGRLLCETGLTGAEVTELRDTLTRLTDTIQRRNS